The genomic segment CCAGGACCATGTCCGCGAGGATCCGGCCGACCGATTTGCGGGGCTTGGCGGTGGCGGAGGCGTACCCCACCTTGTCCGGGTCCTTGTACAGGATCATGACGACGAAGAAGGCGACGATCGAGCACCCCGTGGCCACGGCGTAGATGTAGCTGAGGTCGAACTGCTTCCGCATCACGTAGCTGATACTGCGCCCCACGAGGGAGCCGATGTTGATGACCATGTAGAAGATGCCGAAAGCCAGGGTCGCCCGGGCCCCGGCGGTCTTCTGGACGGTTCCGGAGATGCAGGGCTTGATGACGGAGCCGCCCATCCCAATGAGCAGAATCCCCAGGAGCACCGGGACGACGATGTCCGAACCGGCGGTCACCAGGTCGCTCTTCTCGGCTCCTTCCGACAGCCCGTGTCCCCCGAACCAGACGGGGTATCCCATCAGGAAGTACCCGATGGCGAGCAGGACGAACGCCACGAGCAGGGCCCGGCGAAAACCGACCTGGTCGGCGATGGTCCCGGAGAGGATCGGCAGGAAGTAGACGAGGTACCACAGCAAGCCGTTGAGGACGCTGGGCCAGTAATTGCCCAGACCCATCTGGCCGAGGTAGATGACGACGAAACTGGCGATGGCGTAGTAGGCGGCGCGTTCGAAGAGTTCGGTGATGTTCGCGGACCAGAAGACGCGCGGGAAGGATTCCTTCGGGACGGGGACGGCAGGGTTTTCCATGGTTGCTCCACTCTCCGGATCGGGATGACGGTCGAAAACCCCGGCCGCAGGGCCGGGGTATCGGCGGGTTCGAGACGACTTCCGGGGACGGGAAAAGCGCCGGCGCTACCCGTTCAACTCCTCGCGAAGCAGCGTCGCGCCCAGGGCGGCGGCACGGTCGCCGAGGGCGGCGGTGGTCACCAGGACCGAGTAGAAGAGACCCCGCATCCCCTGGTTGAGGGCGAAGTCCTGGATGTCCCCGAACAGCTCGGGGATCGACTCGATGAGTTTCCCCCCCAGGACCACCACCTTCGGGTCGAAGAGGACGATCACGTTGGTCACCAGCACCCGGAGGGCGACCACCACCTCGTCCCAGATCTTGCGGGCCGAGGAGTCGCCGGCCAGCATGCACCGCCGAACGGTGGACAGGGTGGGCGCCGGTTCGCGGGAGAGGAGGGTCGACGGGTTGCTGCGGACGGCTTCGCGGATGATCATCTCGATGGCGCGGCCGCCCGCGTAGGCTTCGAAGCACCCCCGCTTGCCGCAGGCGCAGGGGCGGCCGCCCGGGATGAAAATCGTGTGGCCCGCCTCGGCGGCGACGCCCCGGGAGCCGCGGACCATCCGGCCGCCCGACTTGAACGCCGAGCCCACACCGGTCCCCACGAAGATCCCCACCGCGTCCGAAACACCCTTTGCCGCGCCGTACGCGCACTCGCCGAGCAACGCGCAGTTCACGTCGTTCTCGACGAAGACGGGAAGTCCCGTCATCTCCCGGAATTTCTCGCCGAGCGGAAGCCGCTCGATGCCCAGGTTCGGCCCGAAATGGACGAAGCCCCGCTCCTGGTCGACGTAGCCGGCGATGCCGACACCCAGGGAGTCCACGGCGGCCCCCTCGATGAGGTCGCGGAGTTCGCCGACCAGGGACGCCATGGCCTCCATCAGCCTTTCCGCCGAGCGCTCCGGCGGCGTTTCCTTTCGAAGGCACTGCCGGATGTTCCCGTCGCCGTCCGTGACGACCCCCACCATCTTCGTGCCGCCGACGTCCAAGCCGATTCTGAACATCCTGACTCTCCTTGCCCACGGATTGAAGGGTGCAGTTTACCGGAATAAACCGGCATTTTCAAGGGGCCTTTTCGACATGAACCTCCGCCATCCCGGTGAAGGGAAGGCCCCCCCTTGTCGAGGTGCACCCTCGTCACCCCGATCGACTGACGGGAAATTTTACGTTTCGGGGGGCGGGGCGCCGTCCGTTCCGGAAAAGAGTGACGGATATTTTTACACCCAGCGGCGCCCGGCGGCATCAATTCGTTTAAATGCTAGAAATCAAAGGGAAAAAATTTTCGACGATCGGTTTGGCAAGCGTTTTGCCAAGAACAGGGTGGGAAAGGAGAAGAGCCATGAGCCAGATCGCCATCATCATCAACGAGAACCTGAACCGGAACGCGGCGGAACTCCAGGCCGGGAGCGAGGCGGGACACCACGGCCAGCTGTGCATCCTCGACGCCGACGACTTCTTCCACCGGCACTACGGCAGGCTCTACCGGACGGCCTGCCGGATCCTCAAGGACGCGGAGTGGGCCCGGGATGCGGTCCAGGATGCCTTCCGCAACATCTTCCAGAACATCCGGAACTTCCGGGGCGACAGCCGGCTCGAGACCTGGATGACCCGCATCGTCGTGAACGCCTGCTACGGCTACCTCCGGAAATGGAAGCACAGCCGCACGGAGCCGCTGATCACCGATCCGGACCACCCGGAGAAGAACGACGCCAACTTCGTGGAGACCTCCGAAGACCCCCGGGAGACCACCTCCCGCCGCGAGGTCGCCGGCCTGCTCAAGAAGGCGTTGGCGGGCCTGGCGAAGAGCCACCGCGACGTGATCGTCCTCCACGACATCCAGAACCGCACCATCGAGGAGATCGCGGCGTTCATGGCCCTCCCCTCCGGCACCGTCAAGAGCCGCCTGTTCTATGGACGCCGGATGCTGCGCGAAGCGCTGGCCCGGCAGGGTTACTGACAGGATCTTTGACAACGGTTACGAACAAGGGCACCCGACCCGAGGCCCAAACACCCGAAGCTTCGCGAGCGCCGCCACCTCTTCCGGAATACGAACGGACCCGCATGCTCCCCCGCCTCCTCCTGCACCTCCTCGACCGCCTCTTCAACGCCTCGGCCCGGGTGCCCTTGTGTATTTCAGGGGGCCCGTGCCGCACGGGCCCCCTGAAATACACCCCTCACCTTATTCGGGGTCTTTGACGGAAGGTTGCCGGCGGTAGGACTCGGGGCGGATCCCGTACTTGCGGATGATGCGCTGGAGTTGCTGGCGGGCGGTCCCGAGGCTCCGGGCGGCCCGCGAGATATTGCCGCTGGCGGCGATGAGGGCCTCGGTGACGAAGCGGAACTCGAACTGTTCCAAGGCTTCGTTGAGGGTCAGCCGCTCCTGCTTCTCGAGGAAGCCCAGGTCCTCGGCGGTGATCTCGCGCCCCGCGGCCAGGATAACGGCGCGGTGGATCCGGTGCTTGAGTTCCCGGATGTTCCCGGGCCAGGTGTACTCCCGGATGCGGGACATCGCCAGCGGCGAGAAGGAGAAAACGTCGCGCCGTTCCTTGACGGCGAGGGCCCGGACGAAGAAGTGGGCGAGGTCCAGGACGTCGTTTCCGCGCTCCCGGAGGGGCGGGAGGTGGAGGTTGATGACGTTGAGGCGGTAGAAGAGGTCCTCCCGGAAGTTGTTCCGGGCGATCTCCTCCTCGAGGTCCTTGTTGGTGGCGCTGATGATGCGGACGTCGAGCCGGATGGTCCAGGCGCTCCCGACGCGCTGGATCTCGCCCTCCTGGAGGAACCGGAGCAGCTTGACCTGCAAATTGGCGGACATTTCGCCGATCTCGTCCAGGAAAACGGTCCCCTTGTCCGCGTTCTCGAACTTGCCGATCTTCAGGGCGTGCGCCCCGGTGAACGCGCCTTTCTCGTGCCCGAACAGTTCGCTCTCCAGCAGGTTTTCCGGGATGGCCCCGCAGTTGATGGGGATGTAGGGCCGGTTGGCGCGATCGCTGAGTTCCCAGAGGGTGCGGGCCACGAGTTCCTTGCCGGTTCCGCTCTCGCCCGTGATGAGGACGGGGGCGTCCGTGGGCGCCACTTTCTTGATCAGGTGGTGGAGGTTCCGGATCGTCTCGCAGTTGCC from the Acidobacteriota bacterium genome contains:
- a CDS encoding sigma-54-dependent Fis family transcriptional regulator, which encodes MSPDTSNPAHVLIISDDPEVTRGIVDLFAGTGFVVHTTSNGRSGVNMAGQFPVSLLITGMVMRGMQGNEIIREIKGIHEKATVWVITEARNFNLDFAVEAIKLGADDYFVIFEDLPSEKMRKALAAFQEKIHLIAENRRLQERVRTGEARDSFMGNCETIRNLHHLIKKVAPTDAPVLITGESGTGKELVARTLWELSDRANRPYIPINCGAIPENLLESELFGHEKGAFTGAHALKIGKFENADKGTVFLDEIGEMSANLQVKLLRFLQEGEIQRVGSAWTIRLDVRIISATNKDLEEEIARNNFREDLFYRLNVINLHLPPLRERGNDVLDLAHFFVRALAVKERRDVFSFSPLAMSRIREYTWPGNIRELKHRIHRAVILAAGREITAEDLGFLEKQERLTLNEALEQFEFRFVTEALIAASGNISRAARSLGTARQQLQRIIRKYGIRPESYRRQPSVKDPE
- a CDS encoding ROK family protein, whose product is MFRIGLDVGGTKMVGVVTDGDGNIRQCLRKETPPERSAERLMEAMASLVGELRDLIEGAAVDSLGVGIAGYVDQERGFVHFGPNLGIERLPLGEKFREMTGLPVFVENDVNCALLGECAYGAAKGVSDAVGIFVGTGVGSAFKSGGRMVRGSRGVAAEAGHTIFIPGGRPCACGKRGCFEAYAGGRAIEMIIREAVRSNPSTLLSREPAPTLSTVRRCMLAGDSSARKIWDEVVVALRVLVTNVIVLFDPKVVVLGGKLIESIPELFGDIQDFALNQGMRGLFYSVLVTTAALGDRAAALGATLLREELNG
- a CDS encoding MFS transporter, whose product is MENPAVPVPKESFPRVFWSANITELFERAAYYAIASFVVIYLGQMGLGNYWPSVLNGLLWYLVYFLPILSGTIADQVGFRRALLVAFVLLAIGYFLMGYPVWFGGHGLSEGAEKSDLVTAGSDIVVPVLLGILLIGMGGSVIKPCISGTVQKTAGARATLAFGIFYMVINIGSLVGRSISYVMRKQFDLSYIYAVATGCSIVAFFVVMILYKDPDKVGYASATAKPRKSVGRILADMVLVLRNLRFALFLLVSSGFFFIYSQVYNVLPLYVKKVVEKDPPMDIYTMANPLVIVLFQLMITRAFGKMKPIKSIIVGIIIIGVSMLINLAPIFSAQGVRALTLGNLLPIGSLFIVLTVGLIAFGELFTSARTYEYIGALAPKGQEGLFLGYANLPMAIGALVGGPVGAFIFNEIMCRNHKVLPNGLLELDPWQNAFGWLILMGVGFLSAVSMWAYNRWLERHPV
- a CDS encoding sigma-70 family RNA polymerase sigma factor; translation: MSQIAIIINENLNRNAAELQAGSEAGHHGQLCILDADDFFHRHYGRLYRTACRILKDAEWARDAVQDAFRNIFQNIRNFRGDSRLETWMTRIVVNACYGYLRKWKHSRTEPLITDPDHPEKNDANFVETSEDPRETTSRREVAGLLKKALAGLAKSHRDVIVLHDIQNRTIEEIAAFMALPSGTVKSRLFYGRRMLREALARQGY